A region from the Bdellovibrio bacteriovorus genome encodes:
- a CDS encoding lysylphosphatidylglycerol synthase transmembrane domain-containing protein, with product MVKHTKKLLVQSLKIAFSAAIIFWLIQSGKLNFSALKNLLTPWAAVTALSLVALNIFFASERWRILIRSQGLPARSWPVFKLTLIGAFFNFAMPGGVGGDVIKAYYFTRENPGSKVVAVTSVLMDRVLGLFAMILLALLVMFYDLNHIVQTPALLTLFYFICGLFVAFLIALSMIFSVKLYDSGAVKKGIAMLPLSEKFLKLYESMHLYGKDGKRFIAVILMSLVSQACSIAFLYLAGRMAGFDEVSARTYFLVAPLGFMATAIPISPAGVGVGQAAFYFLFNLYVGKQIELGPTVITAFQVGTFVISLSGAFFYLRRKDRVETKEIEQET from the coding sequence ATGGTTAAGCACACGAAAAAGCTCCTGGTTCAGTCTTTAAAAATCGCCTTTTCTGCGGCGATTATTTTTTGGCTGATCCAATCAGGAAAATTAAACTTCTCTGCTCTCAAGAATCTTCTGACTCCTTGGGCGGCAGTAACAGCTTTATCGCTGGTGGCGCTTAATATTTTCTTCGCTAGTGAACGCTGGCGCATTCTGATTCGCTCTCAAGGTCTTCCGGCCCGTTCTTGGCCTGTTTTCAAGCTGACTTTAATTGGCGCTTTCTTTAATTTCGCAATGCCCGGTGGCGTTGGCGGAGACGTCATTAAGGCTTATTACTTCACACGCGAAAACCCCGGCAGCAAAGTCGTGGCCGTCACAAGCGTTCTTATGGATCGCGTCTTGGGCCTTTTTGCGATGATTTTACTCGCCCTGCTAGTGATGTTCTATGACCTCAATCACATCGTGCAAACACCCGCTCTTTTAACTTTGTTTTATTTTATCTGCGGTTTGTTCGTGGCGTTTCTTATAGCCCTCAGCATGATTTTTTCCGTCAAACTGTACGATAGCGGGGCCGTTAAGAAAGGCATCGCCATGCTTCCCCTTTCTGAAAAGTTTTTGAAACTTTATGAAAGCATGCATCTTTATGGAAAAGACGGAAAACGTTTTATTGCCGTGATTTTGATGAGCTTGGTTTCACAAGCTTGCTCGATTGCTTTTCTTTATCTTGCCGGCAGAATGGCGGGCTTTGACGAGGTCTCTGCAAGAACATACTTCCTCGTTGCACCACTTGGATTTATGGCGACAGCGATTCCTATCTCCCCTGCTGGTGTGGGTGTGGGACAAGCGGCGTTTTACTTCCTATTTAATCTCTACGTAGGAAAACAAATCGAATTAGGACCCACGGTCATCACCGCTTTCCAAGTTGGGACTTTCGTCATCAGCTTAAGCGGAGCTTTCTTTTATCTTCGCCGCAAAGACCGAGTCGAAACCAAAGAAATCGAGCAAGAAACTTAA
- a CDS encoding HAD-IIIA family hydrolase, with product MASDTGIFKMMQWETLIRETVQMGGQLVFLKDKAPVDQDMYLETLLSHFRYEIPFVRRSVADIQSATFRTKATDLILFFEEQGELIDALNSVLQGQRLILAKKNFVKTPFVDFVWSDCSLNDWTQVLGSLKQNWKKPPALPQFGEASQAPCLFLDRDDVVVKNVPYNKEAQKVQLLPGIIELINSAHKKGYWVALVTNQSGLGRGWISWKEYQAVHQQMLSLLAEKGAWIDECVWSSFIEEGVPVGNLYAGLRKPRAGMLQMVDEKLHVRMETSILVGDSASDILAGYSAGVGRLYLLSSDKLVKEQASLEEFKKKDPRLQYEWAQTFADIIL from the coding sequence ATGGCTTCTGACACGGGGATTTTTAAGATGATGCAGTGGGAAACTCTGATTCGGGAAACAGTTCAAATGGGTGGACAGCTTGTCTTCCTTAAAGACAAAGCTCCGGTGGATCAGGATATGTATCTTGAAACCTTGTTAAGCCATTTTCGTTACGAGATCCCTTTTGTCAGACGCTCGGTCGCGGATATTCAGTCGGCCACTTTTCGAACCAAGGCGACGGACCTGATTCTGTTTTTTGAAGAGCAAGGGGAGCTGATCGACGCCTTAAACTCGGTTCTGCAGGGGCAGCGTTTGATTCTCGCTAAGAAGAATTTCGTTAAGACTCCTTTTGTCGATTTTGTATGGTCCGATTGTAGTTTGAATGACTGGACGCAAGTTTTAGGATCATTGAAGCAAAATTGGAAAAAACCTCCGGCACTCCCGCAGTTTGGAGAGGCAAGCCAGGCTCCGTGTCTTTTCTTAGATCGCGACGATGTTGTGGTTAAGAATGTCCCGTACAATAAAGAAGCGCAAAAAGTGCAATTACTGCCGGGAATCATTGAACTGATCAACTCTGCTCATAAGAAGGGTTACTGGGTTGCTCTTGTAACGAATCAGTCAGGCTTGGGACGCGGTTGGATTTCCTGGAAAGAGTATCAAGCCGTGCACCAACAAATGCTATCGCTTTTGGCCGAAAAAGGAGCCTGGATCGACGAATGTGTTTGGTCGAGCTTTATTGAGGAAGGTGTGCCTGTTGGAAATCTTTATGCCGGCCTTCGCAAGCCTCGCGCCGGTATGTTGCAAATGGTGGATGAAAAACTGCATGTCCGAATGGAGACTTCCATTTTAGTGGGTGACAGTGCTTCTGATATTCTTGCGGGATATTCTGCGGGAGTGGGTCGTTTATATCTTTTGTCTTCAGATAAGCTCGTTAAAGAACAAGCGTCGTTAGAAGAATTTAAGAAGAAGGATCCACGCCTTCAGTATGAGTGGGCACAGACTTTCGCCGACATCATTTTGTAG
- a CDS encoding TIGR03546 family protein yields MTLLLKQIFNFLKLLNSDTGTNQLAVGLSLGLILGFSPVLSIQTLIVFFLIFIFRVQIGAAFISAFFFKFVAFLFDYPAHLLGKAVLETEGLRPLFTTMYNMPFVPMTRFNNSIVMGSMIVSLLLLPFAFVGFKIMIIKYRATVVARFKNTKFWKAFAATKFYNWYLKYDELYG; encoded by the coding sequence ATGACTCTCTTACTGAAGCAGATCTTCAATTTTTTAAAGCTCCTGAATTCAGACACAGGAACGAATCAACTGGCTGTGGGATTATCACTGGGATTAATTCTTGGATTCTCTCCCGTCCTATCCATTCAAACATTGATCGTTTTCTTTTTAATTTTTATTTTCCGCGTGCAAATCGGCGCCGCTTTTATCTCGGCTTTCTTTTTCAAGTTCGTGGCATTTCTGTTCGACTATCCCGCGCATCTTTTGGGTAAAGCGGTTTTAGAAACAGAGGGGCTTCGTCCTTTATTCACGACGATGTACAACATGCCTTTTGTTCCGATGACCCGTTTTAATAACAGCATCGTGATGGGATCCATGATTGTTTCACTTCTGCTTCTGCCATTCGCATTTGTCGGTTTCAAAATCATGATCATCAAATATCGCGCAACGGTCGTGGCTCGCTTTAAGAATACGAAGTTCTGGAAAGCCTTCGCCGCAACGAAGTTTTACAACTGGTATCTTAAATACGATGAGCTTTACGGATAA
- a CDS encoding TIGR03545 family protein: MANTTQDTAKPLKKKGIIRWEAIIPFAIICAIIALYFHFFFDTHLRRALEWAGYNAVGAEVNIAKLETSFFNASLRIQGIEVTDAERPTHDSIKIGDIRFSMLWDALLRAKVVVNEAAVEQIEFGVLRKKPGKVKPPEPDDGQPSMTEKLKAQALKEAQEEYGDNVLGDVIAMLGGTDANVQLQKLQESLPSKAMLEKFDADLKGKQQAWDARLKTLPQEKDIRALNERLNKIKYKDFKTPQELQTSVQELDKVLKDGDAMYKQVQTTGDDLGKDLKAVETQYKDIEKQIKTDISSLEQHFRIPQLDAKAMTRAMFNKYLAPYKSKFYRYKEMADKYLPPNLMKKDKKGEDIAIQPHPREKGISYEFGRANSYPLFWVKRTAVSSQAGVTPDAGNIKGEILDITSNQRLVGKPTVATLAGDFPSKEIFGFLLRLSLDNTKALSVIAYKFNVDAYSILGKDLVKTPDVSIAFNKATGAMGIEGKVVGLKNIVLAMNNKFTKVDYAISAKNEVADQILKAVFAGIPAVTLTVNGQGDFPDIPLNINSNLGPELQQGFSKQIQAKVDEARARIQAVVDQEIGKQRAQVEAQLNQLRGQFDGEVKKAQAQIETQRKQAESRIDQAKKDAENQGRKQLEKEGQKALDSLKEKFGF, encoded by the coding sequence ATGGCAAACACAACACAAGACACTGCAAAGCCCCTCAAGAAAAAAGGCATCATCCGCTGGGAAGCCATCATTCCTTTTGCGATCATCTGTGCCATCATCGCGCTTTACTTCCACTTCTTCTTTGATACGCATCTACGACGGGCGCTTGAATGGGCCGGATACAATGCCGTGGGAGCTGAAGTAAACATCGCAAAGCTTGAAACAAGCTTCTTTAACGCGAGCCTTCGCATTCAAGGCATTGAAGTCACAGATGCAGAGCGCCCCACTCACGACTCTATTAAAATTGGCGACATCCGTTTTTCAATGCTTTGGGATGCCCTTCTTCGTGCCAAGGTGGTTGTTAACGAAGCCGCCGTTGAGCAAATTGAATTCGGTGTTCTAAGAAAAAAGCCAGGCAAGGTGAAGCCTCCAGAGCCCGACGATGGCCAACCTAGCATGACTGAAAAATTGAAAGCCCAGGCCCTGAAAGAAGCTCAAGAGGAATACGGCGATAATGTTCTTGGGGACGTCATTGCTATGCTGGGCGGAACCGACGCCAACGTCCAACTCCAAAAGCTTCAAGAAAGCCTGCCTTCGAAAGCCATGCTCGAAAAGTTCGATGCGGATTTGAAAGGCAAACAACAAGCTTGGGACGCACGTCTTAAGACCTTGCCTCAAGAAAAAGACATTCGCGCTTTGAACGAGCGTTTGAATAAAATTAAATACAAAGATTTCAAAACTCCGCAGGAGTTGCAAACTTCCGTACAAGAATTGGATAAAGTCCTTAAAGATGGCGATGCCATGTACAAACAGGTACAGACTACGGGCGATGACCTAGGTAAAGACCTTAAAGCCGTAGAAACGCAGTACAAGGACATCGAAAAGCAAATCAAAACGGACATCAGCTCTTTAGAGCAGCACTTCCGCATTCCTCAACTAGACGCGAAAGCCATGACTCGTGCGATGTTTAATAAGTATCTAGCGCCGTACAAATCGAAATTTTATCGCTACAAAGAAATGGCGGATAAATATCTTCCACCCAACCTAATGAAGAAGGATAAAAAGGGCGAAGACATTGCGATCCAACCACACCCACGAGAAAAAGGTATCAGCTACGAATTCGGTCGCGCGAACTCCTATCCACTTTTTTGGGTGAAGCGCACCGCGGTCAGCTCGCAAGCCGGAGTGACTCCCGATGCCGGCAATATCAAAGGTGAGATTTTAGATATCACTTCAAATCAACGTCTTGTAGGCAAGCCTACGGTCGCGACTTTGGCCGGTGACTTCCCGTCTAAAGAGATTTTTGGCTTCTTGTTGCGTCTTTCTTTAGACAACACGAAAGCTTTGAGTGTAATCGCCTACAAGTTCAATGTTGATGCGTACTCAATATTGGGCAAAGACCTGGTAAAAACTCCGGATGTGTCTATTGCTTTCAACAAAGCAACTGGAGCTATGGGCATTGAAGGTAAAGTAGTCGGCCTTAAAAATATCGTTCTGGCGATGAACAATAAGTTCACGAAAGTCGACTATGCGATTTCCGCGAAGAACGAAGTGGCCGACCAGATTTTGAAAGCCGTTTTTGCAGGAATTCCTGCAGTGACTTTGACAGTCAATGGCCAGGGCGACTTCCCGGATATTCCACTGAACATCAACTCGAACCTGGGACCTGAATTGCAGCAAGGTTTCTCGAAACAAATTCAAGCGAAAGTCGATGAAGCTCGCGCACGCATTCAAGCTGTTGTCGATCAAGAGATCGGTAAGCAACGCGCGCAAGTAGAGGCTCAGCTAAATCAATTGCGCGGTCAATTCGATGGCGAAGTTAAAAAAGCCCAAGCGCAAATCGAGACTCAACGCAAACAAGCCGAGTCCCGCATTGATCAAGCGAAGAAAGATGCCGAGAACCAAGGCCGCAAGCAGTTAGAAAAAGAAGGCCAGAAAGCTTTGGACTCTTTGAAAGAAAAATTCGGTTTCTAA
- a CDS encoding TlpA disulfide reductase family protein, with protein sequence MKQHLKAIIVVVIFAVLGVWGFNHWMGSRVEETGANNYSALERMEKEGVPNFEAKDLAGQSFELKSMEGKIVILNFWASWCGPCIEEVPSLIKLVKEFKGDVQLIAISGDSLREDIDVFMKSFPEMKGENIKIVWDQDRSLMKQFQVARLPESMVLGKDQKLVKKIVGTIDWYNKDSIAYVNSLLGKSAQ encoded by the coding sequence ATGAAACAACATCTTAAAGCTATTATCGTCGTTGTTATCTTCGCTGTTTTAGGAGTGTGGGGATTTAATCATTGGATGGGTTCTCGTGTGGAAGAGACGGGCGCGAACAACTATTCTGCTTTAGAGCGTATGGAAAAAGAAGGCGTGCCTAACTTCGAAGCGAAAGATCTGGCAGGACAAAGTTTTGAGTTAAAGTCCATGGAAGGTAAAATCGTTATTTTGAACTTCTGGGCTTCTTGGTGTGGGCCTTGTATTGAGGAAGTTCCGTCGCTTATCAAATTAGTGAAAGAATTTAAAGGCGATGTACAGCTGATCGCGATTTCCGGCGATAGCCTGCGCGAAGATATCGATGTCTTTATGAAGTCTTTCCCCGAGATGAAAGGCGAAAACATCAAAATCGTTTGGGATCAAGACCGTAGCTTGATGAAGCAGTTCCAGGTGGCTCGTCTTCCGGAGTCGATGGTTTTGGGTAAAGACCAGAAGCTTGTTAAGAAGATCGTAGGAACGATTGATTGGTATAACAAAGATTCAATTGCCTACGTAAATTCTCTTTTAGGAAAGTCAGCGCAATAG